In Cheilinus undulatus linkage group 16, ASM1832078v1, whole genome shotgun sequence, one DNA window encodes the following:
- the dtnbp1b gene encoding dystrobrevin binding protein 1b isoform X4 gives MMSVGRDATRENSVELDAEHAQRVPGAEPGGIPTPQVKLKERQKFFEEAFQQDMEQYLSTGYLQIAERREPIGSMSSMEVNVDMLEQMDLMDMSDHEALDVFLHSGGEDNSAASPVAGPDVESFTTEISLQVPTQAELRHKLSSLSSTCTDSASQDTEAGEEDDDEEEEETEQGGGGGGGIGGRRRRPPVVVTLDDEEVHPDTALVDKAPAEQEEQSSKDSEESRPKV, from the exons ATGATGAGTGTGGGAAGAGACGCGACAAGAGAAAACTCAG TGGAGCTAGATGCAGAGCATGCACAGAGAGTCCCTGGGGCAGAACCAGGAGGGATCCCAACCCCGCAGGTCAAGCTGAAAGAGAGGCAGAAGTTTTTCGAGGAGGCCTTTCAGCAAGACATGGAGCAGTACCTGTCTACTGGCTACCTGCAGATCGCTGAGAGGAGAG AGCCAATAGGAAGCATGTCGTCCATGGAGGTGAACGTGGACATGCTGGAGCAGATGGACTTGATGGACATGTCTGATCATGAAGCCTTGGATGTGTTTCTGCACTCCGGGGGAGAGGACAACAGCGCTGCATCACCTGTCGCAG GCCCAGACGTCGAGTCTTTCACCACAGAGATCAGTCTCCAGGTCCCCACTCAGGCCGAGCTCCGCCACaagctctcctccctctcctccacttGCACTGACTCAGCCAGTCAGGACACAGAGGCCGGGGAGGAGGATGacgatgaggaggaggaggagacagagcagggaggaggaggaggtggaggcaTCGGAGGACGGAGGAGAAGGCCCCCCGTGGTGGTGACCCTGGACGACGAGGAGGTGCACCCTGATACGGCGCTGGTGGACAAAGCACCGgcggagcaggaggagcagagCAGCAAAGACTCTGAGGAGAGCAGGCCAAAGGTTTGA
- the dtnbp1b gene encoding dystrobrevin binding protein 1b isoform X2, which translates to MGLNGRHEQPRFQSDLLHDKTNRVELDAEHAQRVPGAEPGGIPTPQVKLKERQKFFEEAFQQDMEQYLSTGYLQIAERRGSMSSMEVNVDMLEQMDLMDMSDHEALDVFLHSGGEDNSAASPVAGPDVESFTTEISLQVPTQAELRHKLSSLSSTCTDSASQDTEAGEEDDDEEEEETEQGGGGGGGIGGRRRRPPVVVTLDDEEVHPDTALVDKAPAEQEEQSSKDSEESRPKV; encoded by the exons TGGAGCTAGATGCAGAGCATGCACAGAGAGTCCCTGGGGCAGAACCAGGAGGGATCCCAACCCCGCAGGTCAAGCTGAAAGAGAGGCAGAAGTTTTTCGAGGAGGCCTTTCAGCAAGACATGGAGCAGTACCTGTCTACTGGCTACCTGCAGATCGCTGAGAGGAGAG GAAGCATGTCGTCCATGGAGGTGAACGTGGACATGCTGGAGCAGATGGACTTGATGGACATGTCTGATCATGAAGCCTTGGATGTGTTTCTGCACTCCGGGGGAGAGGACAACAGCGCTGCATCACCTGTCGCAG GCCCAGACGTCGAGTCTTTCACCACAGAGATCAGTCTCCAGGTCCCCACTCAGGCCGAGCTCCGCCACaagctctcctccctctcctccacttGCACTGACTCAGCCAGTCAGGACACAGAGGCCGGGGAGGAGGATGacgatgaggaggaggaggagacagagcagggaggaggaggaggtggaggcaTCGGAGGACGGAGGAGAAGGCCCCCCGTGGTGGTGACCCTGGACGACGAGGAGGTGCACCCTGATACGGCGCTGGTGGACAAAGCACCGgcggagcaggaggagcagagCAGCAAAGACTCTGAGGAGAGCAGGCCAAAGGTTTGA
- the dtnbp1b gene encoding dystrobrevin binding protein 1b isoform X3, which translates to MSTSPGVTDGSQRNSLELDAEHAQRVPGAEPGGIPTPQVKLKERQKFFEEAFQQDMEQYLSTGYLQIAERREPIGSMSSMEVNVDMLEQMDLMDMSDHEALDVFLHSGGEDNSAASPVAGPDVESFTTEISLQVPTQAELRHKLSSLSSTCTDSASQDTEAGEEDDDEEEEETEQGGGGGGGIGGRRRRPPVVVTLDDEEVHPDTALVDKAPAEQEEQSSKDSEESRPKV; encoded by the exons TGGAGCTAGATGCAGAGCATGCACAGAGAGTCCCTGGGGCAGAACCAGGAGGGATCCCAACCCCGCAGGTCAAGCTGAAAGAGAGGCAGAAGTTTTTCGAGGAGGCCTTTCAGCAAGACATGGAGCAGTACCTGTCTACTGGCTACCTGCAGATCGCTGAGAGGAGAG AGCCAATAGGAAGCATGTCGTCCATGGAGGTGAACGTGGACATGCTGGAGCAGATGGACTTGATGGACATGTCTGATCATGAAGCCTTGGATGTGTTTCTGCACTCCGGGGGAGAGGACAACAGCGCTGCATCACCTGTCGCAG GCCCAGACGTCGAGTCTTTCACCACAGAGATCAGTCTCCAGGTCCCCACTCAGGCCGAGCTCCGCCACaagctctcctccctctcctccacttGCACTGACTCAGCCAGTCAGGACACAGAGGCCGGGGAGGAGGATGacgatgaggaggaggaggagacagagcagggaggaggaggaggtggaggcaTCGGAGGACGGAGGAGAAGGCCCCCCGTGGTGGTGACCCTGGACGACGAGGAGGTGCACCCTGATACGGCGCTGGTGGACAAAGCACCGgcggagcaggaggagcagagCAGCAAAGACTCTGAGGAGAGCAGGCCAAAGGTTTGA
- the dtnbp1b gene encoding dystrobrevin binding protein 1b isoform X1, translating into MGLNGRHEQPRFQSDLLHDKTNRVELDAEHAQRVPGAEPGGIPTPQVKLKERQKFFEEAFQQDMEQYLSTGYLQIAERREPIGSMSSMEVNVDMLEQMDLMDMSDHEALDVFLHSGGEDNSAASPVAGPDVESFTTEISLQVPTQAELRHKLSSLSSTCTDSASQDTEAGEEDDDEEEEETEQGGGGGGGIGGRRRRPPVVVTLDDEEVHPDTALVDKAPAEQEEQSSKDSEESRPKV; encoded by the exons TGGAGCTAGATGCAGAGCATGCACAGAGAGTCCCTGGGGCAGAACCAGGAGGGATCCCAACCCCGCAGGTCAAGCTGAAAGAGAGGCAGAAGTTTTTCGAGGAGGCCTTTCAGCAAGACATGGAGCAGTACCTGTCTACTGGCTACCTGCAGATCGCTGAGAGGAGAG AGCCAATAGGAAGCATGTCGTCCATGGAGGTGAACGTGGACATGCTGGAGCAGATGGACTTGATGGACATGTCTGATCATGAAGCCTTGGATGTGTTTCTGCACTCCGGGGGAGAGGACAACAGCGCTGCATCACCTGTCGCAG GCCCAGACGTCGAGTCTTTCACCACAGAGATCAGTCTCCAGGTCCCCACTCAGGCCGAGCTCCGCCACaagctctcctccctctcctccacttGCACTGACTCAGCCAGTCAGGACACAGAGGCCGGGGAGGAGGATGacgatgaggaggaggaggagacagagcagggaggaggaggaggtggaggcaTCGGAGGACGGAGGAGAAGGCCCCCCGTGGTGGTGACCCTGGACGACGAGGAGGTGCACCCTGATACGGCGCTGGTGGACAAAGCACCGgcggagcaggaggagcagagCAGCAAAGACTCTGAGGAGAGCAGGCCAAAGGTTTGA